In Bombus vancouverensis nearcticus unplaced genomic scaffold, iyBomVanc1_principal scaffold0071, whole genome shotgun sequence, one DNA window encodes the following:
- the LOC143304993 gene encoding venom protease-like, translated as MLLSITEVSYPEISYWYVYPICTKEPLRKSNFVGYNLLVAGWRALRYRRPRRNALMEVQMPVIKNAECKIAYSKFPNAPDITDGIICAEHAQGGEDSCTVIKL; from the exons atgctattgagtattactgaagtatcatatcctgaaatttcttact ggtacgtatatcccatttgtacgaaagagcccctacgaaagagcaacttcgtcggctataacctccttgttgctggatggagagcgttaagatata gacgaccacgacgtaatgcattaatggaagtacaaatgccagtgattaagaacgccgaatgcaaaatagcttattccaaatttcctaatgcacctgatatcactgatggtataatatgcgccgaacatgctcagggtggagaggattcttgtacggtaattaagttatag